From a single Longimicrobium sp. genomic region:
- the trpD gene encoding anthranilate phosphoribosyltransferase, translated as MSAAEAAAPVEADLGELIRQAALRPLTAAEAEAAFTEVMEGRATPVQMAALLVAIRVRGAVPQEVAGGVRALRKAMVPVPADPAGLVDTCGTGGGAVQTFNISTAAALLAAGAGVRVAKHGNRSFTSRCGSADVLEALGVRLELSPEEEARVLERCGIVFMFAPLHHPAMKHVGPVRRELGMPTIMNVLGPVTNPAHARRQVVGVSDPALLELIAGALAELGHERALVVHGAPGLDELSPIGTTEVLEVADGRWTRHTFDPAAELGWEPVDAAGLEGGERAENARKVEDVLRGEMGGAARAAVVLNAGAAIYVAGRAGSLVDGIRAAEATLDAGAGWAKLGELREATG; from the coding sequence GTGAGCGCTGCGGAGGCCGCGGCCCCGGTGGAGGCCGACCTCGGGGAGCTGATCCGCCAGGCCGCGCTGCGCCCGCTCACCGCCGCCGAGGCCGAGGCGGCGTTCACCGAGGTGATGGAGGGGCGCGCCACCCCGGTGCAGATGGCCGCGCTCCTGGTGGCGATCCGCGTGCGCGGGGCGGTGCCGCAGGAGGTGGCCGGCGGCGTGCGCGCCCTGCGCAAGGCGATGGTCCCGGTGCCGGCCGACCCGGCGGGGCTGGTGGACACCTGCGGCACCGGCGGCGGCGCGGTGCAGACCTTCAACATCTCCACGGCCGCCGCGCTGCTGGCGGCCGGGGCGGGGGTGCGGGTGGCCAAGCACGGCAACCGCTCCTTCACCTCGCGCTGCGGCAGCGCCGACGTGCTGGAGGCGCTCGGCGTGCGGCTGGAGCTCTCGCCCGAGGAGGAGGCGCGCGTGCTGGAGCGGTGCGGCATCGTGTTCATGTTCGCGCCGCTGCACCACCCGGCCATGAAGCACGTGGGCCCCGTCCGCCGCGAGCTGGGGATGCCCACCATCATGAACGTGCTGGGCCCGGTGACCAACCCCGCGCACGCGCGCCGCCAGGTGGTGGGCGTCTCCGACCCCGCGCTCCTGGAGCTGATCGCGGGCGCCCTGGCCGAGCTGGGGCACGAGCGCGCCCTGGTGGTCCACGGCGCGCCGGGGCTCGACGAGCTGAGCCCGATCGGCACGACGGAGGTGCTGGAGGTGGCGGACGGGCGGTGGACGCGGCATACCTTCGATCCCGCGGCCGAGCTGGGGTGGGAGCCCGTGGACGCCGCCGGGCTGGAGGGCGGCGAGCGGGCCGAGAACGCCCGCAAGGTGGAAGACGTGCTGCGCGGGGAGATGGGCGGCGCCGCCCGCGCCGCCGTGGTCCTGAACGCCGGCGCCGCCATCTACGTCGCCGGCCGCGCCGGCTCGCTGGTGGACGGCATCCGCGCCGCCGAGGCCACCCTCGACGCCGGCGCCGGCTGGGCCAAGCTGGGCGAGCTGCGCGAGGCGACGGGGTAG